The sequence GCGGCCGCAGGGCGTTGATCCAGCGCTGCGCGGGACGCTCTATCCCGTGGTAGAGCGCGGCCGAGCTGGCCAGCACCAGCGCGAGATAGAAGGCGATCAGCGGCAGCGGGACGGCATGGTCATCCTCAATGAACGCCAGCTTGAACGCGAACCAGAGCAGGTAATGGCCGAGATAGGTCGCGTAGCTGATCTCGCCGAGATAGTGGATCGCGCGGCTTTCGAGCAGGGAGCCGCGGGTGAGCGCGAGCGCGAGCAGCGCGGCGGCGAAGGCGGCGGGGACGGCGAAGGTTTCGGGCAGCAGGCCGAGGATGGTGCCGGCCGCAAGCGATACGGCCAGCGCGGCGCTGAGGATGGCGGGTACCCGCCATTGCTCGCGCCAGCGCAGCCACAACGCGGCGATGGCGGTGCCGCAGGTGAACTCGATGACGCAGCGGATCAGCCCCAACTGCGTGATTTCCTGACCCAGGGAAGTCGCACCGCGCAGCGCGAAGACGGCGTGGAGCAAGGTCAGCAGGGCGGTGATCGCGGCGAGGATCGCCAGCGCCGGCACGCGGCGCCAGTCGATGGCGAGCGCGAGGAACGGGAAAACCAGATAGGCGCCGAGCTCGCATGATATCGACCAAGCCGGATCGTTCCAGGCGAGCGTATCGGTGAGGCCCCAATTCTGGAGCAGCACCACATGCAGCGGCAGTTCGGCGAAGGGAAAATGCGCGGTTTCGCGGCCGGTCGCCAGCATGGCCAGCGCCAGCGCCACCCCGAAGCCGAGCATAAAGACGTGCAGTGGCCAGATCCGCGCGACGCGGCGGCGCAGGAACTCGGGCACGGCGGCGAAGCCGCGCTCGCGGATGCGCGGGGCATAGCTCATCCAGATGACGAAGCCCGAAAGCAGGAAGAAGAAATCGACCGCGAGATAGCCGTGGGCGAGGATGGCCATGCCGAGATCGGGCAGCCCGGCGATCGACGTGCGGATGTGGAACAGCACGACCAGCCAGGCGGCGATGCCGCGGACGCTGGTAAGCTGGCGCAGTTCGCCGCTCATGCCGTGGCGAGCTTCTGCTTGCGCAGCGGCCGCCACGAGGTTTCCTCACGCTTGCGGGCGCAATAGGTATCGAGCCCGATCTGCGCGCCGATCAGCATGTAGACGAACGGCTGGAAGGCGATGGCGATGAAGCAGCTGCCGAGCAGATAGATGATGTGCGCGCTTTGCAGCGCGCTTGCCAGCGGCGCGATCCATTGCTGGCCCTCTTCAGCCTTTTTGTAGCGCTGCCGCAGCACTTCCATCCGGAAGATGCCGACGATGTTGAGGATCAGCCAGATGGCGAGCCCCGGATAGCCCTGTTCGCCGAGCATCTCGAAATAGGAGCTGTGATAGGCGCGGGCCTTGTCGATCTCCCAGCTGCGCTTGATCGTCATATGGCCTTCGCCATCATCGACCATCGCGACCTTTTCGTAGCGGATCTGGTTCTGGCGATAGGTCTCGAAGCCGCCGCCCATCGGATGGTCTTTCGCGTAGGCCATCGTCCATTTCCACACCTCGATGCGGGTCGAGGCGGAGGCGTCGGCCTGATAGGTCTGGATCGTCTCCATGCGCTCGGTGAACGCCGAGGGCAGGAAGGGGATGGCGATCAGGCCCATCGTGGCGAGCCCGGCGAGATAGACGATGGGTCGCTTGAAATCGCGGATCATCAGGATCGCGAGCAGGCCGATGCAGAGCAGGCCGGTGCGC is a genomic window of Sphingomonas sp. containing:
- a CDS encoding acyltransferase; amino-acid sequence: MSGELRQLTSVRGIAAWLVVLFHIRTSIAGLPDLGMAILAHGYLAVDFFFLLSGFVIWMSYAPRIRERGFAAVPEFLRRRVARIWPLHVFMLGFGVALALAMLATGRETAHFPFAELPLHVVLLQNWGLTDTLAWNDPAWSISCELGAYLVFPFLALAIDWRRVPALAILAAITALLTLLHAVFALRGATSLGQEITQLGLIRCVIEFTCGTAIAALWLRWREQWRVPAILSAALAVSLAAGTILGLLPETFAVPAAFAAALLALALTRGSLLESRAIHYLGEISYATYLGHYLLWFAFKLAFIEDDHAVPLPLIAFYLALVLASSAALYHGIERPAQRWINALRPPSHRREELA
- a CDS encoding putative O-glycosylation ligase, exosortase A system-associated; the protein is MRDLVFVAFLAALFATGFRRPFLFVLAYAYIDIVSPQRLTYILLNSVPISLIAVGLAVLGWLAIDDKRDVRVAPRQGLILVLLAYCFYTTMHADFPMEAKDKWEWVWKALTFAAFLPLTLRTKLRIESLLLFMILSAASIIIVGGIKTLGSGGGYGELNLMVTNNSGLYEGSTISMVAIAIIPIILWFTKFGTVFAPDWRVKTFCYALVFACLLIPVGTSTRTGLLCIGLLAILMIRDFKRPIVYLAGLATMGLIAIPFLPSAFTERMETIQTYQADASASTRIEVWKWTMAYAKDHPMGGGFETYRQNQIRYEKVAMVDDGEGHMTIKRSWEIDKARAYHSSYFEMLGEQGYPGLAIWLILNIVGIFRMEVLRQRYKKAEEGQQWIAPLASALQSAHIIYLLGSCFIAIAFQPFVYMLIGAQIGLDTYCARKREETSWRPLRKQKLATA